Below is a genomic region from Verrucomicrobiota bacterium JB022.
TCGGGCGAGAAAGTGTAGTTCGGGTAGCCGCCCACTTCCTTCGGGTCGTCGATAATACCGTCACCGGAAACCACCTTGCCCGTGCGGACCGACTCGATCACGCGCTGGTCCACCGAGTCGCGGCGGGGCAGCGTGGCACCGACCTTTGCGAGGACGGATTTGTAGGCCTCGTGGGCGGTCTCCTGCTTGACCGGCCAGCCTTCGAAGGGCGTGTAGACGCGGGCGAACTGCTTGAGCTTTGCCTCGCTGTCGAACATTTCCATCTCGTCGAGATCTTCGACCTGGACGCCCTTCCAGTTGTCCTTGGTCACTGCGGGGTGGCCTTCCATCACGTTACCGGCGATGTACCACTTGCCGGGGCGGGCGGGAGCCTTCGGATACCAGTCGCCGGCACGCCACTCGCTGCCGGGCGAATACATGTTGCGGACGTTGGGGGTCAGGCGCACCAAGACATCCTTCATGTCCTTGCTCGCGGCCGGGCCGGGCTTGTAGTAGTTGTTGATGACGTTGATCAGCGAGGTTTCGTCGCCGCCATCCATCGTCCGGTGGCCCCAGTTGAACACCACGTTGTTGCGGTAGTCGAACTCGCCGGACATCCCGATGGAGGGGTTGCGGGCGGTGTTGCTGGCAAAGAGGTTGTGGTGGAAGGTGGAGTCCTTGCCGCCCCAGGTGCCGCCGAACGCGTGGTTCTTGGCGTTGAGGGCTTCGCTGGAAATGGACCACTGGATGGTCAGGTTTTCGACCGGGTACTTACGGTCGCCACCCTTTTCCTGAGGCTCCATGCGGCGGTAGAGCGAGAGGTTTTCGTCCATGCCCCAGCTGGAGGAGCAGTGGTCGATGATGATCTGGCCGATGGGGTTGCCGCCAATGTTATCCGAACCTTGTCCGCCTTCGGGACGTCCGCGGCGGGAGCGGAGGTGTCGAACGATGACATTGCTCGTGTTGATATTGAGCGAATTGTAGGCGAGGCAAATGCCGTCGCCCGGGGCCGATTGGCCAGCGATCGTGATATCGGGGTGGTTGATGTCGATATCCGACTCAAGCTCGATGATGCCGGCGACGCGGAAGACCACGATGCGGGGGCCTTCGGCTTCGGCTGCCTCACGGAAGCTGCCGGGGCCGCTGTCGTTGAGGTTGGTGACGATCATCACCTTGCCGCCACGACCGCCCGTGGCCTGCATGCCGCCACCCCAGGCACCGGGGAAGGCCGGGATCTTGAGATCCATGCGGATCGGGTGCGGCGGGATCTGGCCGGGCTCGGGCACGGTCTTTTCCTGCGCGAAGGCAGCGCTGCTGCCCAGAAGCGTAAGGGCGGCAAAAAACGAGGGGAGGGTTACTTTCATATGATCAGTTCGGGGATTGCGGATATCTTCGCAGAATGGGACAACATCTATGAAAACCGCAAAAACCGGCATCCGTTGCAATTCAACCATAATAACTTACACCACGATCATCTGATGAACGTTCAACGGCAGACCCAGCCAGTTTCACCTCGGTTTTCATGAGGTTGGCCTTGAACAAACCGGCTGCGACAGCCCGCGTCAATCCTTTGGCGGCAATTCCCCCAGGCGCTTGCGGAAGGTGTTGCGCGTGATGCCGAGGATCTGCGCCGCGCGGGTGCGGTTGTCGCCCAGCCGCTCCAGCAGGCGTGGAAACAGCACTTCGTCGAGCTGCAGGAGCAGGCGCTCGCGCAGGGCAGTTTCGCGTTCCAGATCGGCCCCCGATAGTTGGGCGTCCACCCACCGCGCGAGGGCTTCGGCGGGATTGAGCGGGGCAACCGGATGCACCGGCTCGGGCACCAGCGCAACGGGGGCCACGCTGGCGGGGTTTTCGGAGGCTGCCGCCACGTTCTCGCGGGTAATGCAGAGGTTGCGGGCGCGCATCAGGGCCTTGCGCAGAGTGTTCTGCAGCTCACGCACGTTGCCCGGCCAGGGTTGTTGGGCGATGTAGTCGATGGCTTCCTGCGCGATGGTCGCTTTCTCCATGCCCAGCTCGCGCGCGTAGTGCTGGAGGAAGTAGTGCGTAAGCAAGGGGATGTCTTCCGGACGCTCGCGCAGGGGCGGCAGGCGCACCTCAGCAGCGGCAAGGCGGTGGTAGAGGTCTTCGCGGAAAGCCTGCCGCGCGATCATCTCGTGGAGGTTGCGGTGGGTCGCCGCCAGCACGCGCACGTTTACCTGAATGTCTTGCGTGCCGCCGACGCGCTGGATCACGCCGCTTTGCAGCACGCGCAAGAGCTTGGCCTGCAGGGCGAGCGGCATGTCGCCAATTTCATCGAGAAAGAGCGTGCCTTGGTCGGTAGCTTCAAAGAGGCCCTTGCGGGTGGCATGGGCGCCCGTAAACGCGCCTTTTTCGTGGCCGAACAACTCGCTTTCGAGCAGGTTTTCGGGGATGGCCGAGCAGTTGATGGCCTTGAAGGGCTGGCCTTGGCGCGGGCTGTTGCGGTGGATGGCGGAGGCGACAAGGTCTTTGCCCGTGCCGGTTTCGCCCTGGATCAACACCGGGGCCGTAAACTGGGCCACGCGCCCGATCTCCTTGTAAACGCCGATCATGGCACGCGAACGACCGACGATCAGCGGGGCGGCTTCGGCCGCGGCCTCGATCGATACGGCATCGACCGAGCGGCGCTTCTGCGCAATGGCCTGCCCGAGGACTTTGAGGAAGGTCTCCCGCTCGACCGGCTTTTCGAGGTAGTCGTAGGCGCCGTGCTTCATCGCCTCGATGGCCGTCTGCACGCTGCCGTGGCCGGTGATGAGGATCACAGGGATGGCGGCGAATTCCTTTTGCAGGATACGCAGGAGCGTCAGGCCGTCGAGGTCGGGCAACTGGTAGTCGCTGATGATGCAGTCGTACATCCCGGCTTCGAGGCGCAGGTGTTCGAGCGCCGGGCGGGCCGTGGCAAAGACGCGGCTGGACCAGCCCTCCCCCGCCAGCATGCGCTGGTAAGCGGCGGAGAACTCTTCGCGGTCTTCGATGATCAGCACGCGATCGGACATGCGCTCATTCGATGCTCAATTACAGAACCTGCAACCTCAAAAGCGGTCAATTTTTGACCGGGCATGCGATCAGCCGTTGATCAAAAACAGTTTACACAAGCGTAACCTGTGCTCCAAAGCGGTGATGGCGAAGGCTTTGACCGCGTAACCTGAACGTGACGGCACGGCGGATGCCAAGAAGGAGGGCAACTTGTGACTGAGCCTACCCAACTGCATTGCTGAAAACCACTTCCCATGATTCGTAAAACCCTCCTCTCGCTGAGTTCGCTGGCGCTGATGCTGGCCTCCGGCTCCTCTCTCTGGGCCGATGGCACCGTAACCGGGATCGTACGCGACGCGCAGACCGGCCTGAGCCTCGAAGGCGTCCAGGTGTCCGCCAACGGCGCCACCACCACGACCGACCGCAGCGGCCGCTACTACCTCCAGCTCCCCGCCGGCACGCAAACGCTGCGCTTCGACTACCTGGGCTCCGAGACCAAGAGCCAGGTAGTGGACGTGGCCGACGCCCGCACCGCACAGGCCGACATGAGCCTAGGGCTCGAAATTTTTGAAATGGATGCGTTTGTGGTCCAGGGTCGCGCCCTCGGCACCGCCCGTGCGCTCAACCAGCAGCGCGTGTCCGACAACCTGCGCAACGTGGTCTCGGCCGACGCCATCGGCAAGTTCCCCGACGAAAACGCCGCCGAGGCCCTTTCCCGCCTCCCGGGCGTCTCCATCGAGCGCGACCAGGGCGAAGGCCGCTTCGTGATCATCCGCGGGATCGACCCGGAGCTCAACAGCGTGTCGATCGACGGCGTGGCCCTCGCCACTCCTGGCGCGGACGAGCGCAAGACGTTGCTCGACACCATCCCGACCGAGACTCTCGCCTCCCTCGAAGTGACCAAGGCCGTGCTGCCCGACCAGCCGGGCGACTCCATCGGCGGCCACATCAACCTCGTGACGCCCAGCGCGTTCGACCGCGACGAGCGCTTCATCACGGCCTCCGGCGCCGCCCTCTACTCGGACTTGACGGACGAGTTTGGCTACAAGTTCAGCGCCTTCTATTCCGACTTCCTCGATGCCGACCGCAAGTGGGGCATCGCCCTCTCCGCCGTCGCCTCCGAGCGCAAGTTTGGCTCCGACAACATGGAGTCCGAGCCTTGGGAGCTGGTGGAGGGCGACGATGGCCAGGAATACTGGGCCATGACCGACGCGATGGAGATCCGCGAGTACAACCTGAGTCGCGAGCGCCACGGCCTGAGCTTCAACCTCGATTACCGCCCCACCGACACGGCCCAATACTACCTGCGCGGCAGCCTGAGCGAGTATACCGACCAGGAAATCCGCCACGCCGGAGTGCTGAGCTTTGGCGAAGAGTGGGAAGATGAAAACGAGGACGAAGGCGACATCACCGAGTTCACCGGGCTGGGCGACAACGGCTACACCGCCGAAAATGTGGGCCTGGCCCGCGAGATCAAGGACCGCGAAGAAACGATGTCGATCTACGCCATCTCCGCCGGCGGCCTCAACCGGATCGACAGCCTCACGCTCGATTACAAGGCTGGCTTCTCCTTCGCCAAGGAAGAGACGCCTTACGATTTCGAGGCCAAGTTCGAACTGCTCGAAGACGCCAACCACACCGACCCGAGCGACGGCGACTTCGAGGTCTACCGCATCAATCCCGACTTCGCCTTCAGCAATACGCGCGGCGATACGCTGGGCATCAACTTTGCCGGCCCAGGCTCGGACATCGACCCCTACGACGCCAACAGCTACGAATTCGATGAAGTCGAGGCTGCCCGTCAGGACGTGGAGGAAAAGCATTACACGGCCGAATTCAACGCCCGCTACGACTTTGAAGACAGCTTCCAGAGCTACGCCAAGGTGGGCGGCATGGTCCGCGCCAAAAACAAGACGAGCGACGTCAGCGTCCGCGTCTCCGACGACAACCCGGGCGACCTCGACGAGCTGGCCGGCTTTGTCGAGAGCGACGTCCGCGATGCCTACCGCACCCGCCTTCCGCTCGTGACGGAGAGCATCCGCGATTACTTCCGCGCCAATGAGGGCGCGTTCGCGATGGAAGACGACCTCGAAGGCAACGTGGTCGAAGACTTCGATGCAGACGAATACGTGTGGGCCACCTACGCGATGGGCGGCATGACCTTCGGCCAACTGAACGTGATCGCCGGTGCCCGCCTCGAGCATACCGACTTCCAAACCAAGGGCTTCCGCTATGATGGCGACAGCGAGATGGTGACCGAAACGGAGTTCGAGAGCGACTACACGAACTTCCTGCCCGGCGTGCACTTCCGCTACGAGATCACGCCCGACTTCATCGCCCGCGCCTCGTGGACGAATGCCTTCGCCCGCCCCACCTTCGCCCAGCTCTCACCGGGTATCGTCGTCGATGGCGACGAGATCGAACAGGGCAACCCGGAGCTGGATCCCTATGAATCCATGAACTGGGATGCCTCGCTCGAATACTACTTCCAGAACCTGGGGGTGGTCTCCATGGCGGTGTTCCACAAGAAGGTCGACAACTTTATCTACGGCTACGAATTCACCGACGACGCCACGGGCAACGACATCAGCACCTACCGCAACGGCGAATCGGGCGACATTACCGGCGTGGAGCTGGGCTACCAACAGCGCCTGACCTTCTTGCCGGTCGAGGGCTTCACCTTCCTCGCCAACGCCACGTGGTCGGAGAGCGAGGCCGAAGTGCTCGAACGCGGCGACATGCCCTTCGTCAAGCAGTCCGACCTGGTGGGCAACGTCGCCCTCTCCTACGACTACGGCAACTTCTTTGTCCGCGTCTCCGGCACTTACCGCGATGGCTACCTGGACGAGCTGGGCGAAGAGGCCTTGGCCGACCGCTACATCGACAGCCACTTCCAGGTCGACATCAGCGCGTCTTACACCTTCGCCCACAACTGGACGGTTTTTGCCGACCTGATCAACGTGACCAACGAGCCGCTGCGCGCTTATTGGGGCGAATCGGGTCGCCTCGCGCAGTTCGAGGAATACGGCTGGTCGGCTGTGCTCGGCCTGAAGTGGAGCCTGTAATACCGAGCCCTTTGCTCTGAACGAAACTCGGGCGGGCGCGGTCCCAATCCTGCGCCCGCCCGTCTCTTATCCGCCGCCGCCACCCTGCCGCCGGCGCATCCGTGAACTATCCCATCTGCCCAACATGAAGACGACTTTCCCGCCCCTGTGCGGCACGCTTGGAGCGCTGCTGCTGGGCCTCACCGCCTGCCAGAACACCCCTGCCCTCTCCTCTTCCCGCAACGACTCCGGCCTGCGCCTCAACGAGGTCAAAGCCGGCATCCCGGACGACGTCCACGCCCTGCAATTCATCGAGCTAGTAGGGCCCGCAGGGCAGCCGATCCAGAATACCTGGCTGCTCGTGATCGACGGCGATGACGCCGACAACCCGGGCACGGTAGATATCGCGGTAAATCTCGACGGCCAACGCCTGGGCGCCAACGGCCTGTTGCTGGTCCGCGGACCCGGCCAGTACGCCGATGCCGCCCGCGAGACGGCTGTGCTGGAGCTGCCGGAGATCCGCTCCTACAGCGACGACTCCCACCCCGACGGATTGATTGAACACGACGCCGTGACCTTCCTGCTCGTGCAGGGTACGCAGCTCTCCTTCCGCGCAGGCGATGACCTGGACCCGAACAACGCGGGTGAGCTGGCCTTGCCAACCGGCACCCAGATCGTCGACAGCGTGGGCTGGCTCGACAATGGCGCGGGCGTAGGCTACACCCCGGCGCTGCTCAACCAGTCCGCCGGTGGTCCCGATGCCGCCAGCCGTCTGCGCGACCACCACGAGGCCAACGCCGCCTCCGCCTGGGCCAATGGTGGCCTCCAGGAGACCAGCCCCGAAAGCAATCGCTACAACCCCAATGCGGCCAGCGTCAACCTGCCCCCCAATGCGAAGGTGACGCCCGGCCATCCCAACTTTGCCTACGCGCCGTTTGCGCTGCTCAACGAAGTGGCAGCGCCCAACACGTCCAGTGGCGGCTTCGTGGAAGTTCTCGGCCACCCCCACCAGTCGCTGGACCACGTGTATCTCGTCGGCGTGGCGGGCCATGAAGTCGTGCTCGTCATGAGCCTCGACGGCCAGGCCACCAACCTCGACGGTATCTTCTACGGCCCCGCCCAGGCTCAAAGCGACGCACTACAGCAAGTTTTCGCCGCCGATGTGGCCAGCCTGCATCTCGTCTACAGCCCAAAGGTGGACCTGAGCCGCCAGAACCTCGAACTGCGCGACAACCTGCTGCGCGTGCCCGCAGGCGTGCAGGAGATGGACCGCCTTGCGTGGACGAGCAACCCGCGCTTCATTACCGTGCAGGAAGACGAACGCGTGTGGGTCGACTACCCGGTGCAAGCCGTGACCCGCTATCGCGACAACCGCCTGACCGGCCCTGATTCTTGGACCTACGGCAGCCTCGACGGCGATGCCTATGCCGCTTCGGCCTCGAAGAACGTGCCGGCGAAGGGCCACCTAACTCCTGGGCGAATCAACGTCTCGGAGCTGGCGGCGGCACTCGTGATGCCGACCGTCGAGACCGCGCGCACCACCTTCACCCCGCCGGATGCGGACGACCCGGCCTTCTGGCACCACCCCACCGACCCCAGCCGCAGCCTCGTGCTCGCCACCCAGAAAGAGGCCGGCTACTCGATCTATGACGCGCAGGGCCGCACCCTGAAAGACGCGCAGCCGGGCGACATCCGTTTCAACAACGTGGATGTGGTCTATGGCTTCCCGCTGGGCGGTGAAAAGGTCGACCTGGCGGTGTTTACCGACCGCTTCAGCGACCAGTTGGGCCTCTATCGCATCCAGCCCGACGCGCCGTACTTGATCGACGTGACGGATTACGCCTCGCCCAAGCTCTTCGACGGCGAGCCGGGCGAAGACACCGCCTATGGCAGCGCTGCCTATGTCAGCCCCGTCGACGGCAGCTATTACGCCTTTGCCACCCAAAACGGCACCAACCGCGTGGCGCAAGTCCGCCTTGTGGCCAAGGGCGCCAAGGTGGGCTGGGAACCGGTGCGCGAAATCGTGCTCGCCGGCGGCGAAGAAGACGAGCACGCCGAAGGCATGGTAGTCGACCAGGAGCGCGGCATCCTCTACGTTTGTCAGGAGCCGACCGCAGTCTACCATGTCGATGCCGAGCCGACCGAAGCCGTCACCACGCTGACGGCAGACGATTTCCTCGCGGCGGCGGGCGACGACAACCTGCGCGAAGACATCGAGGGCGTCACGATCTACTACCTGCCCGACGGCCGGGGCTACATCCTCGTATCGAGCCAGGGCAGCAACACCTTTGCGGTCTACGACCGCGCCAATCACGCCTTTGTCGGGTCGTTTGCGGTGGTGGCCAATGGCGAGGGGATCGACGGCAGCCAGGACTGCGACGGCCTCGACGTGACCAACATGCCGCTGGGGCCGCTCTTCCCCCAAGGGGTGCTGATCGTACACGACGGGCAAGACCGTGGAGACGGGCCCGGCGACTACGCCACAAATTTCAAGTGGGTACCTTGGGAACGGGTAGCCGAAGCGTTGGGACTTGAGGTCGATACAAGCTATAACCCGCGCGCCCCCCAAGGCCGCCGGTAAGAGAGTTGAGAGAGCCCGCACCCCTCCAGGTGCGGGTTTTTCGTCGACAACGTCACCGAAACGTCACGCCCCGGCCCCGCCCGTTATGGTAAAATCGACCGTTCAGCCCTCATGCGCCTGAGCTTCCTCACCCTGATCGCCGTCTGCGTCAGCCACCTCGGCTGGGGTCAGGGCAGCACGCTCTCGAAGGAAGACCTCGTCAACGCGGTGTGGCACTACCACCTGGAAAGCGCGTTGGCCGAGCCGGAGAAGGTCTACAAGCTCGACCTTTCGCGGCAGGGGCTGGAAGCCTTCCCGCTGGAAGTGACGGGGCTGCCCAACCTCCGCATCCTGCTGCTCAACCACAACCGGATCGCAGTGGTGCCGCCGGAGATCGGGCGCCTGCAAAAGCTGGTGGAGCTGGAGCTGAACGACAACGAGCTGGAGGAGCTGCCGCCCGAGCTGTTTACCATCGGCACGCTCTCAGAGTTGGAGGCCTCGCGCAACCGCATCCGCGAGCTGCCCGCCGCCGTCGCCCAGCTGCACCAGTTGACCGAGATCGAGCTGAACGAAAACCGCCTGACGCGTCTGCCCGACGAGGTGGGGCAGCTGACGGAGCTTGAAGAGCTGAAGGTGGCCCGCAACCAGTTGACCGAGCTGCCGGCCTCGATCCTCGAACTCGACCAACTAGGCGAACTGGTCGTCGGCTCCAACCAGCTAAGCCACCTGTGGCCCGACATCGACCGCCTACGCAATCTGCGCGACCTCGACATCTCCAACAACAACCTGCGCGAGCTGCCAGCGGCGCTCTTCGATTTCCACCTCAGCCTGCTCTTTCTCAAGAACAACCCTTTTGCCCATCCGTTGACGGAAGAGCAGGTGGCCGCCGTGCTCCACGCCGAGGAAAACGACTTCGACGCGGTGATCCTGAGCCTGGCCGAGGCGGGCGACGCTGTATTGGCGGAGCGTTATCTGGATTTTGCGCAGCGCTATTTCGAGGAACACAAACTGTGGGGCGATCTCGCCGCCGCCTACCTCACGGCAGCCTTCGTCTACCGCGACCTGGGGCAGCTGGAGCTGGCCGTGGATTACACCAACCGCGCGGAAGCCTTGGCCGAGGAAGTCAATTTCGACTTGTTGACGGCGGACGACGACGAGGCCTTTTACGCCAACACGACGGAGATCATCCGCGACGCCCAGAACCTGCAGGAGCTGTTGCACAGCGAACATGAGAAGGCGACCCTGCGCCGCAACGTACGCTGGGGCATGATCGCGGGGATGGCCCTGCTGATGGGCTTCTCGGCTTTCGTCTACTGGAGCCGTCGCCGCCTGCAGCGCTACAACCGGGAGCTGGCCGAGCAGCGCAGACAAATCGCCGAACAGGCCGAGGCGCTGGAGCTGGCAAACGATCATCTGACCGCGCGACAGGGCGAGATTTTGGCGCAAAACGAGCGGATCGAGGCCCAGGCAGCGGATCTGCGCCGCCTCAACGCGACCAAGGACCGCATCTTTTCCATCGTGGGACATGATTTGCGCAACCCGCTTTATGCGATCGAAAGCGTGGCCGAGCTGATCGAAGACGAACAGGGCTTTTGCGAGCCGCAGGAGCAGCAACGCCGCGCCCAAGTGATCCAACGCAGCGCGCAGGAGGCGTCCCAACTGCTCCACAACCTGCTCGACTGGGCGCGTACCCAGACCAACGACATCCCCTACCGTCCGGGTTTCGTCCAGCCGGGGGTTTTGGTCGATAGCACGCTCGACCTGCTGCTGCCTTCCATCCAGCGCAAGCGGCTGCTGATCGACTCGCGGATCGCACCGCATACGGTCGTTTATGCCGACCCGCACATGCTGCAGACGGTTTTTCGAAACCTGATTGGCAATGCCATCAAGTTCAGCCATGAAGGTGGCCGCATCAGTGTGTGCGAGCGCCAGAGCGAGTCGTGGCACGAGTTCGAGATCGCCGACGAAGGAGTCGGCATGGAACAGGGAGTGGCCAAGGGACTGCTGCGGCAGACCCGGATCCACTCGGCCACCGGCACCCGGGGAGAAAAAGGAAGCGGGCTGGGCCTGCTCATCTGCCGCGAGTTCATTGCCCGCAACGAGGGAATGCTGGAGATCGATAGTGCCCCGCAGCAAGGAACGCGCTTCGTCGTCCGCCTGCCCCTGGTCGGCCTTGCGTTAGCGGTACGTTAGCCGCGCGCATAAAGTAAATCTGCAAGCACAACCAGAGGCTAAAGCCCTAATTTAGGCTAAATTCGGAGAGCGAAAACGCCGATTTTTAAGGAGCGTAGCACTCCTTATACTCCCGGCCGAATTTCTGCATGCGCAAGAGCTTGCTTCATCATTCCGTCAAAGATCCGCTCATTATGGCCGGAATCGTCCTGGCGGCTGCGCTCTTTGGCATCTTTACGCGCCAGATCGGTTTTTTGGCCGCCTTCTGGCCCGCCAATGCCCTGCTGATCGGGTTGATGATCCGCACGCCTCGTTACGCGGCGCTACCCAACTGGGTCGCAGCCTTCGTGGCCCTCGTTGCCGCCGACGTGCTGGCGGGTACCACTTGGCATCTGACCCTGTGGCTGACGAGTGCCAATATGGTGGCAATCTTCACCGGGTACCTGCTGCTGATGCGCATGAACGAGGCCGATCGCCAGTTGCGACGCCCCCTTTCCGTGCTCTACCTCTTCGCAGCCTGCACCATCTACTCGATCGCCGCCGCGACGGTAGGCGCTGGCACTGCGCCCGTTTATTTCGATAAACCTTACTGGGCCGGCTTCGGATTCTGGTCTACCGCCGAGTTGGTCAACGCCGTCATCGTCCTGCCGATGCTGCTGACCTTCCCAACCGGTGCGGCTCTATGCGAGAAGTTGCGGGAGATGGGGAAGCTGCGCTGGGCCAAAAGGTTGGCTCCGGCAGCGGCCCTCCTCGCGTCCCTCTTCCTCGCGGTGCTGATAGACGGCCCGGGCTCGATGGCCTTTCCTGTGCCCGCCCTGCTCTGGTGCGCGCTCAGCTACAGCCTTTTCTCCACCGCTACCCTTACAACGGCCCTCTGCAGCGGCATGATGGTAGCCATCGCTACCCAGTTCATCGCCATACCGCTCGGCGAAGATCCGATGGCGGCCATGGCCTCGGTGCGTCTCGGCCTCGTGCTCATGGCCCTCGCGCCTCTGACGGTGGCAAGCGTCAGCCTCGTCCAACGCGAACTGCTGGAGGCCGAGCGCTTGCATGGCGAGAAGCTGGAGAAGGCGAAGGAAACGGCGGAAGCGGCCCAACAGGCCAAGAGCAACTTTCTCGCGATCATGAGCCATGAGATCCGCACGCCCATGAACGGCATCATTGGACTCACCGATCTGCTCAACCGCACTTCGCTGGACGCGGAGCAGGCTGACATGGGTCGCCTGATCAAGCACAGCTCCGAAAACCTGCTGACGATCCTCAACGACATTCTCGACTTTTCCAAGATCGAGGCCGGCAAGCTGGAGATCACGCCGGAGAGATTCGAGCTCGCCCCCTTGGTCGAAGATGTTGCGGCCCTGCTCGCTCCGGCCGCAGACAAGAAGGGCCTCGCGCTGAATCTGGAGATCGACCCCGCCCTCAGCGAGCCTTTGTGGGGCGATGCCGGGCGGATTCGGCAGGTGTTGACCAACCTGGTGGGCAACGCGCTGAAATTTACCACGCAGGGTAGCGTCACGATTGTCGCACGCGAGCTGGAGCACTCCGACTGCAGCGTGACATTTCGCATGGCCGTGCGTGACACGGGGATTGGCATTGCCCAGGCAGCCCAGGCCCAGCTTTTCCAGCCCTTCACGCAAGTCCATGACGCCCCGGCCCGCAAGTTTGGCGGCACCGGGCTCGGCTTGTCGATCTGCCAACAACTGATCCACCTGATGGGCGGCCAGATCGGCCTGTCCAGCGAGTCGGGCCGGGGCTCGGAATTCTGGTTTACCCTCACCCTGCAGCGCAACGGCCAAGAGGGAAACAAGCGTCATCCCCGGCCCAGCGCCCCTACCCCAGGCCTGAACCCTGTTCAGCGTTCCCTGGATTTGTTGGTGGCCGACGACAACGCCGTCAACCAGACCGTCATTCGCCGCCTGCTTGCCTCGATGGGGCACCGGGTAGAGATCGTGAGCGACGGGCAGGAAGCACTCGATCGCCTGGCCCAGCAGCCTTTCGACGCGGTATTGATGGATTGCCAGATGCCGGGCGTCGACGGCTACGAGGCCACGCGGCGGATTCGTTCCGGATCCTTGCCAGGCGTCGATGCGAACGTTTGCGTGATAGCCCTGACCGCTTCGGCCATGTCTGAAGCGCGGGACGCGTGCCTTTCCGCCGGGATGGACGACTTCGTCAGCAAGCCCATCCGCCCCGAGGAGATGCACGCCGCCCTGCAACGCGTTTGCAAGGCCGGTGAAGACGCGACGCAGGAGCCGACCGCGTAGCGCATCTAGTCGTCATGCGCCTGGCTTTCCGGGAGCGGGTCGAGCCCGATCCGCAGGAAGAGGCGGTTGAAGGCGCGCAGAAGGGTGCGCAGTTGCCATTTGATATCGTCGGATAGCTCGATGTGGTGGGTTAAGGCCGTGTTTTCGGGTGCGGCCGAAGGGGTGAGATGCTGGAGCTGAGCGTCGAGTCGGCGCAGAGGCTCGACCACAGTCTCGGCAAGCTGCCCCAGCGAGGCGGAAAACTCCGGCGGCAGGTGCAGCGTTGCAGGCGTGGCGGGGCGTTGTGCGGCCTCGGCCAAAGGCGCGAGCGAACGCCCCACCTGCCCTTGCAGCGCGGCCAGGGACTGCGTGAGCGTGGTCAGATCTTGGCGGAGCGCGCCCAGGCTGTCGGGGGTAAGGGCGAGCGGCGGCAGCGGGCGCTCCAGTAGCTGGGCCACTTGCGCCTGCCCTTGCCCGAACTGGGCCAAATGGGTTGATACTTCCGCGCGGAAGGCAGGGTCGAGCATCACCGGCTGGCCCTGCTGGCCCACCGCCGTCTCCAGCTGGCTGGAAATCTTGCCGACGCCTTGGGTCAGGTCGTGCACTGCGCCGACCACGCGGTCGACGGGGTCCTGATCCTTCGCACCCATCACGGAGTTGCGCACGTAGCGTTCCTTGACGAGGGCCCAGCGCGCCTGTTCCTGCTCGGTCAAGAGGCCCTCCATCTCACGGAACTTCAGGAGATTCGACTCCGCCCCGGTGGTGAGGGTCTGGGCTTCGCCCACGTAGTGCTGCAAGACGAGCGCATCCACCTCGCCCGGCGTCATGAGCGGCAACACCTTTTCCGCCATCCGGTTCATGTTGCGG
It encodes:
- a CDS encoding polysaccharide lyase, whose translation is MKVTLPSFFAALTLLGSSAAFAQEKTVPEPGQIPPHPIRMDLKIPAFPGAWGGGMQATGGRGGKVMIVTNLNDSGPGSFREAAEAEGPRIVVFRVAGIIELESDIDINHPDITIAGQSAPGDGICLAYNSLNINTSNVIVRHLRSRRGRPEGGQGSDNIGGNPIGQIIIDHCSSSWGMDENLSLYRRMEPQEKGGDRKYPVENLTIQWSISSEALNAKNHAFGGTWGGKDSTFHHNLFASNTARNPSIGMSGEFDYRNNVVFNWGHRTMDGGDETSLINVINNYYKPGPAASKDMKDVLVRLTPNVRNMYSPGSEWRAGDWYPKAPARPGKWYIAGNVMEGHPAVTKDNWKGVQVEDLDEMEMFDSEAKLKQFARVYTPFEGWPVKQETAHEAYKSVLAKVGATLPRRDSVDQRVIESVRTGKVVSGDGIIDDPKEVGGYPNYTFSPDEVPVDSDNDGMPDEWEIRYGLDPHNPADAAEDADGDGYTNIEEYLNGTNPQEYIDYLNLGNNVDTIS
- a CDS encoding sigma-54 dependent transcriptional regulator; translated protein: MSDRVLIIEDREEFSAAYQRMLAGEGWSSRVFATARPALEHLRLEAGMYDCIISDYQLPDLDGLTLLRILQKEFAAIPVILITGHGSVQTAIEAMKHGAYDYLEKPVERETFLKVLGQAIAQKRRSVDAVSIEAAAEAAPLIVGRSRAMIGVYKEIGRVAQFTAPVLIQGETGTGKDLVASAIHRNSPRQGQPFKAINCSAIPENLLESELFGHEKGAFTGAHATRKGLFEATDQGTLFLDEIGDMPLALQAKLLRVLQSGVIQRVGGTQDIQVNVRVLAATHRNLHEMIARQAFREDLYHRLAAAEVRLPPLRERPEDIPLLTHYFLQHYARELGMEKATIAQEAIDYIAQQPWPGNVRELQNTLRKALMRARNLCITRENVAAASENPASVAPVALVPEPVHPVAPLNPAEALARWVDAQLSGADLERETALRERLLLQLDEVLFPRLLERLGDNRTRAAQILGITRNTFRKRLGELPPKD
- a CDS encoding TonB-dependent receptor is translated as MIRKTLLSLSSLALMLASGSSLWADGTVTGIVRDAQTGLSLEGVQVSANGATTTTDRSGRYYLQLPAGTQTLRFDYLGSETKSQVVDVADARTAQADMSLGLEIFEMDAFVVQGRALGTARALNQQRVSDNLRNVVSADAIGKFPDENAAEALSRLPGVSIERDQGEGRFVIIRGIDPELNSVSIDGVALATPGADERKTLLDTIPTETLASLEVTKAVLPDQPGDSIGGHINLVTPSAFDRDERFITASGAALYSDLTDEFGYKFSAFYSDFLDADRKWGIALSAVASERKFGSDNMESEPWELVEGDDGQEYWAMTDAMEIREYNLSRERHGLSFNLDYRPTDTAQYYLRGSLSEYTDQEIRHAGVLSFGEEWEDENEDEGDITEFTGLGDNGYTAENVGLAREIKDREETMSIYAISAGGLNRIDSLTLDYKAGFSFAKEETPYDFEAKFELLEDANHTDPSDGDFEVYRINPDFAFSNTRGDTLGINFAGPGSDIDPYDANSYEFDEVEAARQDVEEKHYTAEFNARYDFEDSFQSYAKVGGMVRAKNKTSDVSVRVSDDNPGDLDELAGFVESDVRDAYRTRLPLVTESIRDYFRANEGAFAMEDDLEGNVVEDFDADEYVWATYAMGGMTFGQLNVIAGARLEHTDFQTKGFRYDGDSEMVTETEFESDYTNFLPGVHFRYEITPDFIARASWTNAFARPTFAQLSPGIVVDGDEIEQGNPELDPYESMNWDASLEYYFQNLGVVSMAVFHKKVDNFIYGYEFTDDATGNDISTYRNGESGDITGVELGYQQRLTFLPVEGFTFLANATWSESEAEVLERGDMPFVKQSDLVGNVALSYDYGNFFVRVSGTYRDGYLDELGEEALADRYIDSHFQVDISASYTFAHNWTVFADLINVTNEPLRAYWGESGRLAQFEEYGWSAVLGLKWSL